GCGGCCTGCGCGGCCTGTCCGGCTCCCGCCCTGGCCTGGGCGCCGGCGGCCGCGGCCTTCGGGCCGAGCGCCTCCAGCTTGGGGCCGAGCGTCTGCTTGGCGCCCTCGGCGTAGTGCAGGGCGGTCTCCTTGGCGGAGACGGCGTAGGGCGCGACCGCGTCCTTCGCCCGTCCGGCGGTCTCGCGCGCGGTGTCCGTACGGCTCACGGGCTTCTCCTTCTCGGCGGGTGTCCGGTGTTGTCCGGTCTGCACTTTTCCACCTGATAGGAGATCATGCATCCCACTCGGCCGGTGAGCACCTTCGACTGAGCCGTCTGCGGGGCCCATGGGATGATTCCTCGGATAGTCAGCTAAAAGATGAGGAAGGTACTCCCGTGGCCCAGGAACTCACCGCCACCCTGAAGACCAACCGCGGCGACATCGTGGTCAAGCTCTTCCCGAACCACGCCCCGAAGACGGTGGCCAACTTCGTGGAGCTGGCCGAGGGCACCCGCGAGTGGAAGAACCCGGAGACCGGCGAGGTGGCCGCGAAGCCGCTGTACGACGGCACCGTGTTCCACCGCGTCATCGAGGGCTTCATGATCCAGGGCGGCGACCCGCTGGGCAACGGCACCGGCGGCCCGGGCTACAAGTTCGGCGACGAGTTCCACCCGGACCTCTCCTTCGACCGCCCCTACCTGCTGGCCATGGCCAACGCCGGCCCGGGCACCAACGGCTCGCAGTTCTTCATCACGGTCGCCCCGACCAGCTGGCTGAACCGCAAGCACAGCATCTTCGGCGAGGTCGTGGACGCGGCCAGCCAGAAGGTGGTCGACGAGATCGCCACCACCGCCACCACCAAGCCGTACGACCGCCCGGTCAACGACGTGGTGATCGAGTCGGTCGTCGTCTCGCGCGGCTGATTCGAACCCCGCCGCCCTCCGGGGCGGCCCCGCGCACCCCGGGTGCGCAGTAGCCTGGACGGTCCCGGTGGTGCCCCGTACG
The DNA window shown above is from Streptomyces sp. TLI_171 and carries:
- a CDS encoding peptidylprolyl isomerase, yielding MAQELTATLKTNRGDIVVKLFPNHAPKTVANFVELAEGTREWKNPETGEVAAKPLYDGTVFHRVIEGFMIQGGDPLGNGTGGPGYKFGDEFHPDLSFDRPYLLAMANAGPGTNGSQFFITVAPTSWLNRKHSIFGEVVDAASQKVVDEIATTATTKPYDRPVNDVVIESVVVSRG